The Magnolia sinica isolate HGM2019 chromosome 10, MsV1, whole genome shotgun sequence genome includes a window with the following:
- the LOC131257792 gene encoding disease resistance protein RPP13-like isoform X1, protein MVFDDIWENEAWDALKDALPDMNNGSRVLLTTHSKDVALHAEAGSRPHELRFLNDEESWELFCKKTFPGPEGGCSKDLLKLGREIVEKCHGVPLAIVVVGGLLSSKEPMEWENVRKTLSLQFSQGEPQISSVLSLSYKDLPYYLKPCFLYLGIFPEDYEFPAKKLIQLWAAEGFLQPRGDETLEKVGEDYLKELVQRSMIQLAQRSSSGGIKSCRIHDLFRDLSISKAKEDDFLQVHGENVATLSTSTARRLAIHRNASSEHTSLKSSIPHLRSLMIHTQVVVRLGRKQEKFPRRGLNLLRVLDLHKVAIEELPSEIGALIHLKYLGCTNTCLKSLPSSIGNLHNLQTLNITSHDYVISVPKEIEKMKELRHFQVKSASDDGHYIFRCEIEGHPWLGLIRNLQTLTCVEAGEWMENCLEKLTNLRKLGICLDLGGLYDKLLSESILKLDCLQSLTVMQYQYPSPESSISILNLNIPASESYIRILNLNMPFTRFLLLSKLRLEGKLDKLPEFPENLTKLTLVYSSLEKDPLPQLKKLPKLRVLRLLWSSYWGNKLVFASQGFCRLESLHLEGLRKLEDCTVKKRALPNLLHLRINYCQQLKKLPKGLHYLKTLKKLELWNMPPLFKARLEPDEGADWSKTLHIPSVDISYMA, encoded by the coding sequence ATGGTGTTTGATGATATATGGGAAAATGAAGCATGGGATGCTCTAAAGGATGCTCTTCCAGATATGAATAATGGAAGTAGGGTCCTGCTCACCACGCACAGCAAAGATGTAGCTTTACATGCAGAGGCAGGAAGCCGGCCCCATGAACTGCGATTTCTAAACGATGAAGAGAGTTGGGAATTATTCTGTAAGAAAACATTCCCAGGACCAGAAGGGGGTTGCTCTAAGGATTTGCTAAAGTTGGGAAGAGAGATTGTGGAAAAATGCCATGGTGTACCTCTTGCGATTGTGGTCGTTGGAGGGCTCTTATCCAGCAAAGAACCAATGGAGTGGGAGAATGTACGCAAGACCCTTAGCTTGCAATTTTCCCAAGGAGAACCCCAAATCTCTAGCGTATTATCTTTGAGCTATAAAGATCTGCCCTATTACTTGAAACCATGTTTTCTTTACTTGGGCATTTTTCCAGAAGACTATGAGTTCCCTGCCAAGAAACTGATTCAATTGTGGGCCGCCGAAGGGTTTTTGCAGCCCAGAGGGGATGAAACGCTGGAGAAGGTGGGAGAAGATTATCTAAAAGAGTTAGTTCAACGAAGTATGATTCAACTAGCTCAAAGAAGTTCAAGTGGGGGTATTAAAAGCTGCCGTATTCACGATCTTTTCCGGGATCTTTCCATATCAAAAGCAAAGGAAGACGATTTTCTTCAAGTTCATGGTGAGAATGTGGCTACTCTATCCACATCTACAGCTCGGCGACTTGCTATACACCGTAATGCCTCAAGTGAGCACACTTCCTTAAAATCTTCAATTCCACACCTTCGATCTCTGATGATCCACACCCAAGTTGTTGTAAGGCTAGGAAGGAAGCAAGAGAAGTTTCCTCGCAGAGGCCTTAATTTGCTGAGGGTGTTAGATCTACACAAGGTAGCAATAGAAGAGCTACCAAGTGAGATAGGTGCACTGATCCACTTGAAATACCTTGGCTGTACTAATACTTGCttaaaaagtctcccatcatcaATAGGCAATCTTCACAATTTACAAACACTGAATATAACATCTCATGACTACGTCATCAGCGTACCCAAAGAAATTGAGAAGATGAAAGAGTTAAGACATTTCCAAGTGAAGAGTGCATCTGATGACGGTCATTATATATTTCGGTGTGAGATAGAAGGGCATCCATGGCTCGGCCTGATTCGTAACCTCCAAACTCTAACATGTGTAGAGGCTGGCGAATGGATGGAGAATTGCTTGGAAAAGCTAACCAATCTTAGAAAACTAGGAATCTGTTTAGATTTGGGAGGGCTGTATGATAAGTTGTTATCTGAATCCATTCTCAAATTAGATTGCCTGCAGTCATTGACTGTGATGCAATACCAATACCCATCCCCAGAGTCTTCTATAAGTATTCTCAATTTAAATATTCCTGCCTCAGAGTCTTATATACGAATTCTCAATTTAAATATGCCTTTTACACGTTTTCTCCTGTTAAGTAAGTTGCGTTTGGAAGGGAAGTTAGACAAGTTACCTGAATTCCCAGAAAACCTCACTAAGCTTACCTTGGTATACTCCTCTTTAGAGAAAGACCCACTGCCGCAGCTGAAGAAGCTGCCAAAACTTCGCGTTCTCAGATTGCTTTGGTCTTCTTATTGGGGAAATAAATTGGTTTTTGCTTCACAAGGGTTTTGTCGACTCGAATCCTTACATCTTGAAGGGTTACGTAAATTAGAGGACTGTACAGTGAAGAAAAGAGCTCTGCCAAATCTTTTACATTTACGAATCAATTACTGCCAGCAATTGAAGAAGCTTCCGAAAGGACTTCATTACCTGAAGACCCTCAAGAAATTGGAGTTGTGGAATATGCCTCCATTATTCAAAGCAAGGCTTGAACCAGACGAGGGAGCAGATTGGAGTAAGACTCTGCACATACCCTCCGTCGACATAAGCTACATGGCGTAA
- the LOC131257792 gene encoding disease resistance protein RPP13-like isoform X2 — protein MVFDDIWENEAWDALKDALPDMNNGSRVLLTTHSKDVALHAEAGSRPHELRFLNDEESWELFCKKTFPGPEGGCSKDLLKLGREIVEKCHGVPLAIVVVGGLLSSKEPMEWENVRKTLSLQFSQGEPQISSVLSLSYKDLPYYLKPCFLYLGIFPEDYEFPAKKLIQLWAAEGFLQPRGDETLEKVGEDYLKELVQRSMIQLAQRSSSGGIKSCRIHDLFRDLSISKAKEDDFLQVHGENVATLSTSTARRLAIHRNASKKDPLPQLKKLPKLRVLRLLWSSYWGNKLVFASQGFCRLESLHLEGLRKLEDCTVKKRALPNLLHLRINYCQQLKKLPKGLHYLKTLKKLELWNMPPLFKARLEPDEGADWSKTLHIPSVDISYMA, from the exons ATGGTGTTTGATGATATATGGGAAAATGAAGCATGGGATGCTCTAAAGGATGCTCTTCCAGATATGAATAATGGAAGTAGGGTCCTGCTCACCACGCACAGCAAAGATGTAGCTTTACATGCAGAGGCAGGAAGCCGGCCCCATGAACTGCGATTTCTAAACGATGAAGAGAGTTGGGAATTATTCTGTAAGAAAACATTCCCAGGACCAGAAGGGGGTTGCTCTAAGGATTTGCTAAAGTTGGGAAGAGAGATTGTGGAAAAATGCCATGGTGTACCTCTTGCGATTGTGGTCGTTGGAGGGCTCTTATCCAGCAAAGAACCAATGGAGTGGGAGAATGTACGCAAGACCCTTAGCTTGCAATTTTCCCAAGGAGAACCCCAAATCTCTAGCGTATTATCTTTGAGCTATAAAGATCTGCCCTATTACTTGAAACCATGTTTTCTTTACTTGGGCATTTTTCCAGAAGACTATGAGTTCCCTGCCAAGAAACTGATTCAATTGTGGGCCGCCGAAGGGTTTTTGCAGCCCAGAGGGGATGAAACGCTGGAGAAGGTGGGAGAAGATTATCTAAAAGAGTTAGTTCAACGAAGTATGATTCAACTAGCTCAAAGAAGTTCAAGTGGGGGTATTAAAAGCTGCCGTATTCACGATCTTTTCCGGGATCTTTCCATATCAAAAGCAAAGGAAGACGATTTTCTTCAAGTTCATGGTGAGAATGTGGCTACTCTATCCACATCTACAGCTCGGCGACTTGCTATACACCGTAATGCCTCAA AGAAAGACCCACTGCCGCAGCTGAAGAAGCTGCCAAAACTTCGCGTTCTCAGATTGCTTTGGTCTTCTTATTGGGGAAATAAATTGGTTTTTGCTTCACAAGGGTTTTGTCGACTCGAATCCTTACATCTTGAAGGGTTACGTAAATTAGAGGACTGTACAGTGAAGAAAAGAGCTCTGCCAAATCTTTTACATTTACGAATCAATTACTGCCAGCAATTGAAGAAGCTTCCGAAAGGACTTCATTACCTGAAGACCCTCAAGAAATTGGAGTTGTGGAATATGCCTCCATTATTCAAAGCAAGGCTTGAACCAGACGAGGGAGCAGATTGGAGTAAGACTCTGCACATACCCTCCGTCGACATAAGCTACATGGCGTAA